GCTCTCGCTGGCGCGGGCGCCCTGCTTGTCGCCCAGATAGTTCTGGAGGAACCACTGTGCGGCCGTGCCCGGCTTGCCATCGTCGAGATAGGCGCGGCCCAGCAGGTTGCGCGCGTAGCTGATGCGGCTGGACTTGGGATAGGCCTGGACGAACTTCGTCAACTGGGCCTGCGCCTCGGGATAGAACTTGGCGTCATAGAGGCGGAAGCCATAGCTGTATTCGTCTTCGGCCTTGTCGCCGGTCGAGGGCTTCTCGATCGCGGCGACGGCGGCCACGCGGTCGGCCGAAGCGGCCGTGCGGGCCGCCGGGGTGGCCGCGGCGGGGGCCGGACGGGTGGCAGCCGGGGCCGCGCCGCTGCGTGCGGGCGCCTGGGCTGTGCTCGTGACACGGGCCGGAGCCGCCGGGCCGGCCAGAGGCGCCCCTGCGCCCTGCGCGCCATCGGCGGGGGCCTGTGGCGCGGCGGCGCTTTCGAGCGCGCTGACGCGGGTGTCGAGCTTGCTCAGGTGGTTCTGGTTTTCCTCGGTCGAGGCGGTGATCTGGCGCAACTGCGATTCGACCGTATCGAGACGGGCGAGCACATCGGTCAGCGGCGTGGTCGCTTCGGCAGGCGCGGCGGGGGCGCTGGGCTGCGGCGTGGCGGTGATCTCGGGCCCGAACGTGCGGCCCGCGCCATCGGGGAAGACTTTGCGTTGCAGCGCGCGGATTTCGGCCTCGATCTTGCGCAACCGGGCCTCGCTCGCGCCATCGGCCTGCTGGGCATGGGCCACGGGCACCGCCACCGGAGCAACGACCGCCACGGCAAGGGCCAGCGCAACAGCCGCGCCAATGCCCGAGCCAGTGCCCGATGCGGTCATGCGGAACTTGGTTTTCATCATAACTCCCGTCTGAAACATCATCTGCCCGCGATCATCGCCCCCATGGCAGCACGTGCCGAACCGGCTTTACTGAACCGGCGCCGCGGCGGGTGCCGCCGCGCCGTCGGTCTGGCCAGCCTGCTGCGCGACAGGGGCCGGTGCCGCGCGATGCGACAGGCGGTGAAGCCGGGGCGCCCGCGCCGGGGTATTGGCCATGGCCACCGGAGCAGCAGCAGGGGCAGAAGATGCAGGAGCCGGCGCCCCCCCCGGTGCCGGGCGGGCCAGCAGCGCCGCCGCGCTCACCGGAACGTCCTTCACGATGCCTTGTTTGTCGGCAATGCGCGGCACGGCCTGGCCACCGATGGTGATCCCGAGCGCGTCAGGGCGGCCCGTCCACAGCTTGGGATCGACCGCGTCGGCAGGCACCGTCCAGGTCTCGCCCTTGGCCAGAAGCTTCTGGACCAGCTGCTTGCCCGCGCCATCGTAGAACTTGACCCAGATGCGGTCCTGAAGCGCGGTGAACACCACCGGCCCCCCCGGCACCGGAGCGGGCGCTGGCGCCGCCGTGGGCGCTGCGGCCGGCTGCGAGGCCGCAACAGCCGGCTTGGGCTCCTCGGGAGAGACCAGAGCGGGCAGTTCGGCCGAGGGCCAGTAGTAGCTGCGCCAGAACACCAGCCCCAGCCCGATCACCGCCACGACCAGCAACCCGGCCAGCCAGCTGACCAGGCGCGTGGGCGTCTTGGCCGGATCGCCGGCCTCGAACTGGTGGATCACGCGCGGCTCGGGCGCCGGGCCGCGGGCGCCGAGTTCGGCGCGGACCGTCTCGGCCATCGCGATCTCGTCGAGCCCGACCGCCTTGGCATAGCTGCGGGCAAAGCCCAGCGCATAGGGGCGTCCGGGCAGCGTGCCATAATCCCCGGCTTCAAGCGCCTCGACATGGCGGGCGGTGATCCGGGTGCGGGCCGCAATGTCCTTGACCGAAAGCCCCTGCGCCTCGCGCGCGGCGCGCAGGCTGGCGCCCGCACGCATCTTGCCTGCCAGGGCCCCCGCCCCAGCCGGGCCAGCCGAATCGCGCCCGGTATCGGGCGAGGTGGAATGGAAATCGTTACCGTTCGAGTCGCTCAAGGCGCGGCTCCCGTTATCTGTGCTTGTCATGCGACCCGTAAACCGACCGAACCTGCAAACCGAATGTCAGGCCAACCATGAATCCAGCCACTGTCCGGATGGCTTTTGACATGGTGAACGTCCGTTAGGAAGGGATCGTTGCAATTGCGCGAAAGTCAACCATTTTGCGGTGCGGCATGACCCCTGAACGGCAGGCCGGGCCGGCTCAGTCGCAATCGATGCCATGCGCGCTGGCCCAGTCGGCCAGGGCCTGCCGGATGTCTGCCGGAGGATGGGCCAGCCAGTCGTCCATCGCCGCGCGTATCTGGCCCAGATCGACCTGCTGGATCAGTTCCTTGATCGGCCCGACCGCCGCCGGGGTGATCGACAGGCGGGTGATGCCAAGGCCCAGCAGGGCCAGCGCCTCCATCCGCCGTCCGCCCATTTCGCCACAGACCGTCAGCTTGGTGTCGAACGGCGCGATCGTGCGGACCACCCGTGCCAGGAACCGCAGGATCGCCAGGCTCAGCCAGTCATAGCGTTCGGCCAGCTTGGGATGGGCGCGATCGGCCGCGAACAGGAACTGGGTGAGGTCGTTGGTGCCGATCGACAGGAACGCCAGACGCGGCGCCAGCAGGTCGAGGCATTCGGCCAGCGCGGGCACTTCGAGCATGGCGCCATAGCGGATCGCCTCGGGCAGGAGCTTCTTGCGCTTCTTGAGGAAGGCCAGCTGGCCATCGAAGACCGCCTTGGCCGCGTCGAACTCCCACGGTTCGGTGACCATCGGGAACATGACCGACAGCGTGCGCCCGCCCGCCGCTTCGAGCAGGGCGCGGGCCTGGACCTTGAGCAGGCCATCGCGTTCGAGCGCCACGCGCAGCGCGCGCCAGCCCATCGCCGGATTTTCCTCGGTCTCGCCCTCGTTGTGGCGCAGATAGGGCAGCACCTTGTCGCCACCGATATCGACCGTGCGGAACACCACCGGACGGTCTCCGGCGGCTTCGAGCACGTCGCGATAGAGCCGCGTCTGCCGCTCGCGCGCGGGGAGCGTGGCGGAAACGAGGAACTGGAACTCGGTGCGGAACAGGCCGATGCCGTCGGCCCCCGTCAGCGGGAGCATCGGCATGTCGTCGCGCAGGCCCGCGTTCATCATCACCGTGATGCGGTGGCCATCGCGCGTGACGGGCACGACATCGCGCATCCTGGCATAGTGCGCCTGCCGTTCGCGGTTCTTGGCAAAGCGCGCCTCGAAGGCCTCGACCAGGCTGGGCGCCGGGCGCACGTCGATCACGCCCTGATCGGCATCGAGCAGGAGCGTATCGCCATCGCGCACCTTGCCACGCAGCGCCCGCACGCGGCCCACCACCGGAATGCCCATCGCCCGCGCCACGATCACGACATGGGCGGTCAGCGAGCCTTCCTCGAGGATCACCCCCTTGAGGCGGCGGCGGTCGTATTCGAGCAGTTCGGCCGGGCCCAGATTGCGCGCGATCAGGATCGCGTCGGCCTTGAGCCCCATCGTCGCGGCCGTGCCCAGCTGGCCCGAGACGATCCGCAGCAGGCGGTTCGACAGGTCTTCAAGGTCGTGCATGCGGTCGGCGAGCAGCGGATCGTCGATCTGGCGCATCCGCATGCGGGTGTGCTGCTGGACGCGCTCGATGGCGGCCTCGGCGGTGAGGCCGGAATCGATCGCCTCGTTGATGCGGCGGCTCCAGCCTTCGTCGTAGGCGAACATCCGGTAGGTTTCGAGCACTTCCTCATGCTCGCCCCCGACGCCGAATTCGGCCTGGCTGGCCATGCGGTCGATCTGTTCGCGCATGCGGTCGAAGGCGCGATAGACCCGCTGGCGCTCGGCCTCGGTGTCTTCGGCCACGACATGCTCGATCATCACGCGCGGCTGATGGAACACCGCCTGTCCGACCGCGAGGCCCTTGACCAGCGTCTGCCCGCTCAGGCGGTCGGGGCCGATCAGGTGATCGGGCACGCCCAGCACGTCCTCGTCGTCGATCAGTTCGGCATTGGCGATCAGTTCGGCCAGAACCATCGCCACG
The genomic region above belongs to Novosphingobium sp. IK01 and contains:
- a CDS encoding tetratricopeptide repeat protein; its protein translation is MMKTKFRMTASGTGSGIGAAVALALAVAVVAPVAVPVAHAQQADGASEARLRKIEAEIRALQRKVFPDGAGRTFGPEITATPQPSAPAAPAEATTPLTDVLARLDTVESQLRQITASTEENQNHLSKLDTRVSALESAAAPQAPADGAQGAGAPLAGPAAPARVTSTAQAPARSGAAPAATRPAPAAATPAARTAASADRVAAVAAIEKPSTGDKAEDEYSYGFRLYDAKFYPEAQAQLTKFVQAYPKSSRISYARNLLGRAYLDDGKPGTAAQWFLQNYLGDKQGARASESLLNLGVAMTRIKDTKRACGAFGELRDTYPDDVAGRLKGQYEAAIKGVKCN
- a CDS encoding helix-turn-helix domain-containing protein gives rise to the protein MSDSNGNDFHSTSPDTGRDSAGPAGAGALAGKMRAGASLRAAREAQGLSVKDIAARTRITARHVEALEAGDYGTLPGRPYALGFARSYAKAVGLDEIAMAETVRAELGARGPAPEPRVIHQFEAGDPAKTPTRLVSWLAGLLVVAVIGLGLVFWRSYYWPSAELPALVSPEEPKPAVAASQPAAAPTAAPAPAPVPGGPVVFTALQDRIWVKFYDGAGKQLVQKLLAKGETWTVPADAVDPKLWTGRPDALGITIGGQAVPRIADKQGIVKDVPVSAAALLARPAPGGAPAPASSAPAAAPVAMANTPARAPRLHRLSHRAAPAPVAQQAGQTDGAAAPAAAPVQ
- the ptsP gene encoding phosphoenolpyruvate--protein phosphotransferase — its product is MVSAVASARAILTSLHEVMASRSGAQAKLNRIVDVIGENLNSEVCSIYLLREGMLELFATRGLEQAAVHVTRMAVGEGLVGTIAQHSETLNLAEAAAHPDFAFRPETGEERFHSFAGVPIVRRQRAVGVVAVQHVDQRRYEEVEIEALQTVAMVLAELIANAELIDDEDVLGVPDHLIGPDRLSGQTLVKGLAVGQAVFHQPRVMIEHVVAEDTEAERQRVYRAFDRMREQIDRMASQAEFGVGGEHEEVLETYRMFAYDEGWSRRINEAIDSGLTAEAAIERVQQHTRMRMRQIDDPLLADRMHDLEDLSNRLLRIVSGQLGTAATMGLKADAILIARNLGPAELLEYDRRRLKGVILEEGSLTAHVVIVARAMGIPVVGRVRALRGKVRDGDTLLLDADQGVIDVRPAPSLVEAFEARFAKNRERQAHYARMRDVVPVTRDGHRITVMMNAGLRDDMPMLPLTGADGIGLFRTEFQFLVSATLPARERQTRLYRDVLEAAGDRPVVFRTVDIGGDKVLPYLRHNEGETEENPAMGWRALRVALERDGLLKVQARALLEAAGGRTLSVMFPMVTEPWEFDAAKAVFDGQLAFLKKRKKLLPEAIRYGAMLEVPALAECLDLLAPRLAFLSIGTNDLTQFLFAADRAHPKLAERYDWLSLAILRFLARVVRTIAPFDTKLTVCGEMGGRRMEALALLGLGITRLSITPAAVGPIKELIQQVDLGQIRAAMDDWLAHPPADIRQALADWASAHGIDCD